From Paracoccus aminovorans, one genomic window encodes:
- a CDS encoding transglutaminase-like domain-containing protein, whose translation MRVSIGCRLRYSFPQSTPLIAMLNVHYSRFGDLERADYLVTSPSVPLESYRDGFGNWCTRVLAPAGDFCLSTDGIFRDTGQPDPSMPGARQHAVQDLPFETLVFLQGSRYCDTDLLSEEAWRLFETTDPGWSRVQAICDFVHGHVRFDYMQAKATRTASQTLAEGQGVCRDFAHLAIALCRCMNIPARYCTGYLSDIGEPLPHPPGDFAAWMEVFLAGEWHMFDPRNNKPRYARILIARGRDAADVPLTQTFGQNTLMEFKVWTDELA comes from the coding sequence ATGCGCGTCAGCATAGGGTGTCGTCTCCGATACAGCTTCCCGCAGTCGACGCCGCTGATTGCGATGCTGAACGTCCACTACTCGCGCTTCGGCGATCTGGAGCGTGCCGACTATCTTGTGACGTCGCCGAGCGTGCCGCTTGAAAGCTACCGGGATGGCTTCGGCAACTGGTGCACGCGCGTCCTGGCTCCGGCGGGCGACTTCTGCCTGTCGACGGATGGCATCTTTCGCGACACGGGCCAGCCTGATCCCTCCATGCCCGGCGCGCGGCAGCACGCGGTTCAGGATCTTCCTTTCGAGACGCTCGTGTTTCTGCAGGGCAGCCGGTATTGCGACACCGACCTCCTATCGGAGGAGGCGTGGCGCCTGTTCGAGACCACGGACCCCGGATGGTCACGCGTCCAGGCGATCTGCGATTTCGTGCATGGACATGTCCGCTTCGACTATATGCAGGCAAAGGCGACGCGCACAGCGTCGCAGACCCTCGCCGAGGGGCAGGGTGTCTGCCGCGACTTTGCCCATCTCGCCATCGCCCTGTGCCGATGCATGAACATTCCGGCCCGCTACTGCACCGGATACCTGAGCGACATCGGGGAGCCTCTGCCTCATCCGCCTGGGGATTTTGCCGCGTGGATGGAGGTCTTTCTCGCTGGGGAATGGCACATGTTCGACCCGCGGAACAACAAGCCGAGGTATGCGAGAATTCTGATCGCGCGCGGTCGCGATGCTGCCGATGTCCCTCTGACCCAGACATTCGGCCAGAACACGTTGATGGAATTTAAGGTCTGGACGGATGAATTGGCCTGA